From the Saimiri boliviensis isolate mSaiBol1 chromosome X, mSaiBol1.pri, whole genome shotgun sequence genome, one window contains:
- the KCND1 gene encoding A-type voltage-gated potassium channel KCND1 — protein sequence MAAGLATWLPFARAAAVGWLPLAQQPLPPAPGVKASRGDEVLVVNVSGRRFETWKNTLDRYPDTLLGSSEKEFFYDADSGEYFFDRDPDMFRHVLNFYRTGRLHCPRQECIQAFDEELAFYGLVPELVGDCCLEEYRDRKKENAERLAEDEEAEQTGDGPALPAGSSLRQRLWRAFENPHTSTAALVFYYVTGFFIAVSVIANVVETIPCRGSARRSSREQPCGERFPQAFFCMDTACVLIFTGEYLLRLFAAPSRCRFLRSVMSLIDVVAILPYYIGLLVPKNDDVSGAFVTLRVFRVFRIFKFSRHSQGLRILGYTLKSCASELGFLLFSLTMAIIIFATVMFYAEKGTNKTNFTSIPAAFWYTIVTMTTLGYGDMVPSTIAGKIFGSICSLSGVLVIALPVPVIVSNFSRIYHQNQRADKRRAQQKVRLARIRLAKSGTTNAFLQYKQNGGLEDSGSGEEQALCVRNRSAFEQQHHHLLHCLEKTTCHEFTDELTFSEALGAVSLGGRTSRSTSVSSQPTGPGSLLSSCCPRRAKRRAIRLANSTASVSRGSMQELDMLAGLHRSPAPQSRSSLNAKPHDSLDRNCDSRDFVAAIISIPTPPANTPDESQLSSPGGGGRASSTLRNSSLGTPCLFPETVKISSL from the exons ATGGCGGCAGGCCTGGCCACGTGGCTGCCTTTTGCTCGGGCGGCAGCGGTGGGCTGGCTGCCCCTGGCCCAGCagcccctgccccccgccccggGGGTGAAGGCATCTCGAGGAGATGAGGTTCTGGTGGTGAATGTGAGTGGACGGCGCTTTGAGACCTGGAAGAATACTCTGGACCGCTACCCAGATACCTTGCTGGGCAGCTCAGAGAAGGAATTCTTCTATGATGCTGACTCAGGCGAGTACTTCTTTGATCGGGACCCGGACATGTTCCGCCACGTGCTGAACTTTTACCGAACAGGACGGCTCCACTGCCCGCGACAGGAGTGCATCCAGGCCTTTGATGAAGAGCTGGCTTTCTATGGCCTGGTCCCCGAGTTAGTCGGTGACTGCTGCCTTGAAGAGTATAGGGACCGAAAGAAGGAGAATGCTGAGCGCCTGGCAGAGGACGAGGAGGCCGAGCAGACCGGGGATGGCCCAGCCCTGCCAGCAGGCAGCTCCCTGAGGCAGCGACTGTGGCGGGCCTTTGAGAATCCACACACGAGCACTGCAGCCCTCGTTTTCTACTATGTGACCGGCTTCTTCATCGCTGTGTCGGTCATCGCCAATGTGGTGGAGACCATCCCATGCCGCGGCTCTGCACGCAGGTCCTCGAGGGAGCAGCCCTGCGGTGAACGCTTCCCACAGGCCTTTTTCTGCATGGACACAGCCTGTGTACTCATATTCACAGGTGAATACCTCCTGCGGCTGTTTGCCGCCCCCAGCCGTTGCCGCTTCCTGCGGAGTGTCATGAGCCTCATCGACGTGGTGGCCATCCTGCCCTACTACATTGGGCTTTTGGTGCCCAAGAACGACGATGTCTCAGGCGCCTTTGTCACCCTGCGTGTGTTCCGAGTGTTCCGTATCTTCAAGTTCTCCAGGCACTCACAGGGCTTGAGGATTCTGGGCTATACACTTAAGAGCTGTGCCTCTGAGCTGGGCTTTCTCCTCTTTTCCCTAACCATGGCCATCATCATCTTTGCCACTGTCATGTTTTATGCCGAGAAGGGCACAAACAAGACCAACTTTACAAGCATCCCTGCGGCCTTCTGGTATACCATTGTCACCATGACCACACTTGG CTACGGAGACATGGTGCCCAGCACCATTGCTGGCAAGATTTTCGGGTCCATCTGCTCACTCAGTGGCGTCTTGGTCATTGCCCTGCCTGTGCCAGTCATTGTGTCCAACTTTAGCCGCATCTACCACCAGAACCAGCGGGCTGACAAGCGCCGAGCACAGCAG AAGGTGCGCTTGGCAAGGATCCGATTGGCAAAGAGTGGTACCACTAATGCCTTCCTGCAGTACAAGCAGAATGGGGGCCTTGAG GACAGCGGCAGTGGCGAGGAACAGGCTCTGTGTGTCAGGAACCGTTCTGCCTTCGAACAGCAACATCACCACTTGCTGCACTGTCTGGAGAAGACAACG TGCCATGAGTTCACAGATGAGCTTACCTTCAGTGAAGCCCTGGGAGCTGTCTCGCTGGGTGGCCGCACCAGCCGCAGCACCTCTGTGTCTTCCCAGCCAACGGGGCCCGGCAGCCTGCTGTCTTCTTGCTGCCCTCGCAGGGCCAAACGCCGTGCCATCCGCCTTGCCAACTCCACTGCCTCAGTCAGCCGTGGCAGCATGCAGGAGCTGGACATGCTGGCAGGGCTGCACAGGAGCCCTGCCCCTCAGAG CCGCTCAAGCCTCAATGCCAAGCCCCATGACAGCCTTGACCGGAACTGTGACAGCCGGGACTTCGTGGCTGCCATTATCAGTATCCCTACCCCTCCTGCCAACACCCCAGATGAGAGCCAACTTTCCTCCCCTGGCGGTGGCGGCAGGGCCAGCAGCACCCTcaggaactccagcctgggtaccccTTGCCTCTTCCCCGAAACTGTCAAGATCTCATCCCTGTGA